In Silene latifolia isolate original U9 population chromosome 3, ASM4854445v1, whole genome shotgun sequence, a single window of DNA contains:
- the LOC141649350 gene encoding uncharacterized protein LOC141649350, producing the protein MSLLQNGMTSTEFDRFSSCNSAKEIWDGLELAYEVTSPFKKYKIDLLIQKYKLFTMEQNESIDSMSARFSSIINELRNSGRKFIYEDIVRKFLRSLTKKWQPKVTVIEEARDLTLLSYQELIGVLMAHEIIL; encoded by the coding sequence atgagCTTGTTGCAAAATGGCATGACTTCAACTGAATTTGATCGCTTCTCTTCTTGTAATTCGGcgaaggaaatatgggatggtctggAACTAGCCTACGAAGTTACCTCGCCTTTTAAGAAATACAAGATTGACTTGTTGATTCAAAAGTATAAACTCTTTACAATGGAGCAAAATGAATCAATCGACAGTATGTCTGCACGCTTCTCTAGCATTATTAATGAATTGCGAAACAGTGGTAGAAAGTTTATTTATGAGGACATCGTCAGAAAATTCCTTAGGAGCCTTACAAAGAAATGGCAACCTAAGGTCACTGTGATTGAAGAAGCAAGGGATCTCACTTTACTCTCTTATCAAGAGCTAATCGGTGTGCTTATGGCTCATGAAATTATACTCTAA